One region of Corvus moneduloides isolate bCorMon1 chromosome 1, bCorMon1.pri, whole genome shotgun sequence genomic DNA includes:
- the LOC116448055 gene encoding carboxymethylenebutenolidase homolog, which yields MADPFLYNTGERSHYGCLGHEVQIEYLKAYVCRPSFSTDKAVIVVHDVFGWRFPDIRYIVDLMAGHGYITICPDFFKGTEPWKPTDHWVDFPDWMKNHDPMKVDKEADVVLKYLKEQCGAKKIGIVGFSWGGMAVHHLMLKNPQLTAGVSLYGIVRDSEERYALLNPTFFIFGEKDHTISLDQIFLLEDKLKQYCKVPYKIKVYPGQVHGFAQLKPEDMKPEDKPYIEEARRDMIDWIKMFV from the exons ATGGCTGATCCTTTTCTATATAATACTGGAGAAAGGTCTCACTATGGGTGCCTTGGACATGAAGTACAAATTGAGTACCTTAAGGCATATGTTTGTAGACCATCTTTTTCCACGGACAAAGCTGTGATCGTGGTTCATGATGTATTTGGATGGCGGTTCCCAGATATTAGATACATAGTCGATTTGATGGCAGGTCATGGATATAT AACCATCTGCCCAGACTTCTTCAAGGGGACAGAACCCTGGAAACCTACTGATCACTGGGTTGACTTTCCTGACTGGATGAAAAATCATGATCCTATGAAAGTAGACAA GGAAGCTGATGTTGTCTTGAAGTATCTAAAGGAACAATGCGGTGCAAAGAAGATTGGTATCGTTGGGTTTTCCTGGGGTGGAATGGCAGTACATCACTTGATGCTGAAAAATCCTCAATTAACCGCTGGGGTGTCCCTCTATG GAATAGTTAGAGACTCTGAAGAAAGATACGCTTTACTAAATcccacatttttcatttttggtgAGAAAGACCACACTATTTCTTTGGATCAG atctTCTTATTGGAGGACAAGCTGAAACAGTACTGTAAAGTACCATATAAAATTAAAGTTTATCCTGGGCAAGTTCATGGGTTTGCACAACTGAAGCCAGAAGATATGAAACCTGAAGATAAACCTTATATTGAAGAAGCTAGAAGGGATATGATTGATTGGATCAAAATGTTTGTTTGA